One window of Quercus robur chromosome 5, dhQueRobu3.1, whole genome shotgun sequence genomic DNA carries:
- the LOC126725055 gene encoding probable phospholipid-transporting ATPase 4 isoform X2: MTRGRIRSKIRRSNLYTFSCLQPQTTDTEGPNAVQGSRVVQCNQPHLHEKKPLKYCSNYISTTKYNVVTFLPKAIFEQFRRVANLYFLLAAVLSLTPISPFTPVSMIAPLAFVVGLSMAKEALEDSRRFVQDMKVNLRKVSVHKGDGVFGYRPWHKIRVGDVLKVEKDHFFPADLLLLSSSYEDGICYVETMNLDGETNLKVKRCLETTLSLDNDESFKDFLGKIRCEDPNPSLYTFVGNLEYDRQVFPLDPTQILLRDSKLRNTAFVYGVVVFTGHDSKVMQNATKSPSKRSTIEKKMDNIIYILFTLLVLISLISSLGFAVKTKYQVPDWWYLQPKKPDGVFDPTNPSLSGFYHLITALILYGYLIPISLYVSIEVVKVLQATFINQDIHMYDEESGNTAQARTSNLNEELGQVDTILSDKTGTLTCNQMDFLKCSIAGTAYGVRSSEVEVAAVQQMAIQEEEEVDLSNFPKRRGGRHVSRDNVERASEIELETVITSSNENDLKPTIKGFSFEDSRLMNGNWSKEPKADVHLLFFRILAICHTAIPEYNEATGSFTYEAESPDEGAFLVAAREFGFEFFRRTQSSVFVRERYSNSGEPVEKEYKILNVLDFSSKRKRMSVIVQDQEGQILLLCKGADSIIFDRLSRNGKMYEETTTRHLNEYGEAGLRTLALAYRKIEESQYATWNNEFQKAKTSIGGDREAMLERVSDMMERELILVGATAVEDKLQKGVPQCIDKLAQAGLKIWVLTGDKMETAINIGFACSLLRQGMKQICITTTNSDALVKDGKEGAKENILNQITNATQMIKLEKDPHAAFALIIDGKTLGYVLDDNMKHQFLGLAVDCASVICCRVSPKQKAEVTRLVKEGTGKTTLAIGDGANDVGMIQEADIGVGISGVEGMQAVMASDFSIAQFRFLERLLVVHGHWCYKRIAQMVCYFFYKNIAFGLTLFYFEAFAAFSGQSIYDDWYMLLFNVILTSLPVISLGVFEQDVSSEVCLQFPALYQQGPKNLFFDWYRILGWMGNGLYSSLVIFFLNIVIFYDQAFRVGGETADMEAVGTTMFTCIIWAVNCQIALTMSHFTWIQHLLVWGSIVTWYLFLFLYGMMSPLISGNAYQILVEVLGPAPIYWAATLLVTITCNLPYLAHISFQRCFNPMDHHIIQEIKYYKKDIEDRHMWTRERSKARQETKIGFTARVEAKIRQLRGRLQKKHSSNLGAS, from the exons ATGACAAGGGGAAGGATAAGGTCAAAGATCCGGCGGAGCAATCTTTACACATTCTCATGCCTCCAGCCTCAGACCACAGACACTGAAGGACCAAATGCAGTTCAAGGCTCACGAGTTGTACAATGCAACCAACCTCATCTCCATGAGAAGAAACCTCTGAAGTACTGCTCAAATTATATATCAACCACGAAGTATAATGTTGTTACGTTCTTACCTAAGGCAATCTTTGAGCAATTCCGGAGGGTTGCTAATTTGTACTTTCTTTTGGCTGCTGTTCTTTCACTCACACCAATTTCGCCATTTACTCCTGTTAGCATGATTGCTCCTTTGGCGTTTGTTGTTGGGCTCAGTATGGCGAAGGAAGCCCTGGAAGACTCACGTAGGTTTGTTCAGGATATGAAGGTTAATCTCCGGAAAGTTAGTGTTCATAAAGGAGATGGTGTTTTTGGTTATAGGCCATGGCATAAGATTCGGGTGGGAGATGTATTGAAAGTGGAAAAGGATCATTTCTTTCCTGCTGATTTGCTTCTCTTGTCGTCAAGTTATGAGGATGGGATTTGCTATGTGGAGACTATGAATTTAGATGGTGAGACAAACTTGAAAGTAAAGAGATGTTTGGAAACAACTTTGTCTTTGGACAATGATGAATCTTTCAAGGATTTCTTGGGGAAAATCCGATGTGAAGACCCAAACCCCAGTCTTTACACCTTTGTGGGTAATTTGGAGTATGATCGTCAGGTTTTTCCTCTTGATCCTACTCAGATTCTCCTCAGAGATTCAAAGCTCAGGAATACAGCTTTTGTGTATGGTGTGGTGGTTTTCACTGGTCATGATAGCAAAGTCATGCAGAATGCGACAAAATCCCCTTCGAAAAGGAGCACAATAGAAAAAAAGATGGATAATATTATATACATCCTTTTCACTCTCCTTGTATTGATCTCATTGATCAGCTCACTGGGATTTGCTGTGAAGACTAAGTACCAAGTCCCGGACTGGTGGTACTTACAACCCAAGAAACCTGATGGCGTATTTGATCCTACAAATCCTAGCTTGTCTGGATTTTATCATCTGATCACTGCTCTCATCCTTTATGGATATTTAATACCCATCTCGCTTTATGTTTCAATTGAGGTTGTGAAGGTTTTGCAAGCAACCTTCATTAACCAAGACATACATATGTATGATGAAGAGAGTGGGAATACCGCACAAGCACGGACGTCAAATTTGAATGAGGAATTGGGTCAGGTAGACACAATCCTTTCTGATAAAACTGGCACTTTGACATGCAATCAGATGGATTTTCTAAAGTGCTCCATCGCCGGTACAGCATATGGTGTgcgttctagtgaagttgaagTTGCTGCTGTACAACAAATGGCTATtcaggaggaggaggaagtaGACCTTTCCAATTTTCCCAAGCGGAGAGGTGGTCGACATGTTTCACGGGATAATGTCGAAAGAGCTTCTGAAATTGAACTAGAGACTGTCATCACTTCTAGTAATGAAAATGATCTAAAACCTACCATAAAGGGATTTAGCTTTGAGGACAGTCGCCTGATGAATGGAAATTGGTCTAAAGAGCCCAAAGCTGATgtccatttattatttttccgGATATTAGCAATTTGTCACACTGCAATTCCTGAGTATAATGAAGCCACTGGGAGTTTTACATATGAAGCAGAGTCACCTGATGAAGGGGCTTTTCTTGTTGCAGCGAGAgaatttggttttgaattttttagaaGAACTCAATCAAGTGTGTTTGTCCGTGAAAGATATTCCAATTCTGGAGAGCCAGTTGAGAA GGagtataaaattttgaatgtaCTGGATTTCTCCAGCAAAAGAAAGCGAATGTCTGTAATTGTGCAAGATCAGGAGGGACAAATTCTGCTTCTGTGCAAAGGTGCTGACAG CATCATTTTTGATCGACTTTCAAGGAATGGAAAAATGTATGAGGAAACCACTACCAGGCATTTGAATGAATATGGAGAAGCTGGATTGCGTACATTGGCACTTGCTTATAGAAAGATTGAGGAGTCCCAGTATGCCACCTGGAATAACGAATTTCAGAAAGCCAAAACATCTATTGGCGGTGATAGAGAAGCAATGCTTGAGAGGGTATCAGATATGATGGAAAGAGAGTTGATACTTGTTGGTGCTACTGCTGTCGAGGACAAACTGCAAAAAGGG GTGCCCCAGTGCATTGATAAACTTGCACAAGCTGGTCTCAAGATTTGGGTTTTGACAGGAGATAAGATGGAAACAGCAATCAACATAGG ATTTGCCTGTAGTTTACTTCGACAAGGAATGAAGCAGATCTGTATAACAACGACAAATTCAGATGCATTAGTCAAAGATGGCAAAGAG GGTGCGAAAGagaacattttgaatcaaatcACCAATGCCACTCAGATGATAAAGCTGGAGAAGGACCCACATGCTGCATTTGCACTGATTATTGACGGGAAAACTTTAGGCTATGTTTTAGATGATAATATGAAGCATCAATTTTTGGGATTAGCGGTTGATTGTGCTTCTGTCATATGCTGTCGTGTCTCTCCCAAGCAAAAAGCAGAG GTAACCAGGTTAGTTAAAGAAGGAACTGGAAAAACCACCCTAGCTATAGGTGATGGTGCAAATGATGTTGGAATGATTCAAGAAGCTGACATTGGTGTTGGCATCAGTGGGGTTGAGGGTATGCAG GCTGTGATGGCTAGTGACTTCTCCATTGCCCAGTTTCGGTTTTTGGAGAGACTTCTGGTAGTACATGGACACTGGTGCTACAAGAGGATTGCTCAGATG GTTTGCTATTTCTTCTACAAAAATATAGCATTTGGTCTTACCCTCTTCTACTTTGAGGCATTTGCGGCCTTTTCTGGACAGTCAATTTATGATGACTGGTACATGCTATTGTTTAATGTTATACTTACCTCATTGCCTGTCATTTCACTTGGAGTTTTTGAACAAGACGTCTCTTCTGAGGTCTGCCTACAG TTCCCTGCACTATATCAGCAAGGACCCAAAAACCTGTTCTTTGACTGGTACAGGATACTGGGTTGGATGGGCAACGGTCTCTATTCCTCCCTCGTTATTTTCTTCCTCAACATTGTCATATTCTATGATCAGGCATTCCGTGTTGGAGGCGAGACAGCTGATATGGAAGCTGTAGGTACGACAATGTTCACTTGCATCATCTGGGCTGTTAACTGCCAGATTGCACTCACTATGAGCCACTTCACATGGATCCAACACCTCTTGGTTTGGGGCAGCATTGTCACGTGGTAcctgtttctctttctctatggCATGATGTCACCGCTTATTTCTGGAAATGCCTACCAAATTCTAGTTGAAGTTCTTGGTCCTGCTCCTATTTATTGGGCAGCCACCCTTTTAGTAACAATCACTTGTAATCTTCCTTACCTTGCCCACATATCTTTCCAAAGATGTTTTAATCCAATGGATCATCATATCatccaagaaatcaagtactacAAGAAAGACATTGAAGATCGACACATGTGGACTAGGGAGCGATCCAAGGCTAGACAGGAAACCAAGATTGGGTTCACAGCAAGGGTGGAGGCAAAGATTAGGCAGTTGAGAGGGAGGCTACAAAAGAAGCATTCTTCAAACTTGGGTGCATCATGA
- the LOC126725055 gene encoding probable phospholipid-transporting ATPase 4 isoform X1, producing the protein MTRGRIRSKIRRSNLYTFSCLQPQTTDTEGPNAVQGSRVVQCNQPHLHEKKPLKYCSNYISTTKYNVVTFLPKAIFEQFRRVANLYFLLAAVLSLTPISPFTPVSMIAPLAFVVGLSMAKEALEDSRRFVQDMKVNLRKVSVHKGDGVFGYRPWHKIRVGDVLKVEKDHFFPADLLLLSSSYEDGICYVETMNLDGETNLKVKRCLETTLSLDNDESFKDFLGKIRCEDPNPSLYTFVGNLEYDRQVFPLDPTQILLRDSKLRNTAFVYGVVVFTGHDSKVMQNATKSPSKRSTIEKKMDNIIYILFTLLVLISLISSLGFAVKTKYQVPDWWYLQPKKPDGVFDPTNPSLSGFYHLITALILYGYLIPISLYVSIEVVKVLQATFINQDIHMYDEESGNTAQARTSNLNEELGQVDTILSDKTGTLTCNQMDFLKCSIAGTAYGVRSSEVEVAAVQQMAIQEEEEVDLSNFPKRRGGRHVSRDNVERASEIELETVITSSNENDLKPTIKGFSFEDSRLMNGNWSKEPKADVHLLFFRILAICHTAIPEYNEATGSFTYEAESPDEGAFLVAAREFGFEFFRRTQSSVFVRERYSNSGEPVEKEYKILNVLDFSSKRKRMSVIVQDQEGQILLLCKGADSIIFDRLSRNGKMYEETTTRHLNEYGEAGLRTLALAYRKIEESQYATWNNEFQKAKTSIGGDREAMLERVSDMMERELILVGATAVEDKLQKGVPQCIDKLAQAGLKIWVLTGDKMETAINIGFACSLLRQGMKQICITTTNSDALVKDGKELFLVTEQGAKENILNQITNATQMIKLEKDPHAAFALIIDGKTLGYVLDDNMKHQFLGLAVDCASVICCRVSPKQKAEVTRLVKEGTGKTTLAIGDGANDVGMIQEADIGVGISGVEGMQAVMASDFSIAQFRFLERLLVVHGHWCYKRIAQMVCYFFYKNIAFGLTLFYFEAFAAFSGQSIYDDWYMLLFNVILTSLPVISLGVFEQDVSSEVCLQFPALYQQGPKNLFFDWYRILGWMGNGLYSSLVIFFLNIVIFYDQAFRVGGETADMEAVGTTMFTCIIWAVNCQIALTMSHFTWIQHLLVWGSIVTWYLFLFLYGMMSPLISGNAYQILVEVLGPAPIYWAATLLVTITCNLPYLAHISFQRCFNPMDHHIIQEIKYYKKDIEDRHMWTRERSKARQETKIGFTARVEAKIRQLRGRLQKKHSSNLGAS; encoded by the exons ATGACAAGGGGAAGGATAAGGTCAAAGATCCGGCGGAGCAATCTTTACACATTCTCATGCCTCCAGCCTCAGACCACAGACACTGAAGGACCAAATGCAGTTCAAGGCTCACGAGTTGTACAATGCAACCAACCTCATCTCCATGAGAAGAAACCTCTGAAGTACTGCTCAAATTATATATCAACCACGAAGTATAATGTTGTTACGTTCTTACCTAAGGCAATCTTTGAGCAATTCCGGAGGGTTGCTAATTTGTACTTTCTTTTGGCTGCTGTTCTTTCACTCACACCAATTTCGCCATTTACTCCTGTTAGCATGATTGCTCCTTTGGCGTTTGTTGTTGGGCTCAGTATGGCGAAGGAAGCCCTGGAAGACTCACGTAGGTTTGTTCAGGATATGAAGGTTAATCTCCGGAAAGTTAGTGTTCATAAAGGAGATGGTGTTTTTGGTTATAGGCCATGGCATAAGATTCGGGTGGGAGATGTATTGAAAGTGGAAAAGGATCATTTCTTTCCTGCTGATTTGCTTCTCTTGTCGTCAAGTTATGAGGATGGGATTTGCTATGTGGAGACTATGAATTTAGATGGTGAGACAAACTTGAAAGTAAAGAGATGTTTGGAAACAACTTTGTCTTTGGACAATGATGAATCTTTCAAGGATTTCTTGGGGAAAATCCGATGTGAAGACCCAAACCCCAGTCTTTACACCTTTGTGGGTAATTTGGAGTATGATCGTCAGGTTTTTCCTCTTGATCCTACTCAGATTCTCCTCAGAGATTCAAAGCTCAGGAATACAGCTTTTGTGTATGGTGTGGTGGTTTTCACTGGTCATGATAGCAAAGTCATGCAGAATGCGACAAAATCCCCTTCGAAAAGGAGCACAATAGAAAAAAAGATGGATAATATTATATACATCCTTTTCACTCTCCTTGTATTGATCTCATTGATCAGCTCACTGGGATTTGCTGTGAAGACTAAGTACCAAGTCCCGGACTGGTGGTACTTACAACCCAAGAAACCTGATGGCGTATTTGATCCTACAAATCCTAGCTTGTCTGGATTTTATCATCTGATCACTGCTCTCATCCTTTATGGATATTTAATACCCATCTCGCTTTATGTTTCAATTGAGGTTGTGAAGGTTTTGCAAGCAACCTTCATTAACCAAGACATACATATGTATGATGAAGAGAGTGGGAATACCGCACAAGCACGGACGTCAAATTTGAATGAGGAATTGGGTCAGGTAGACACAATCCTTTCTGATAAAACTGGCACTTTGACATGCAATCAGATGGATTTTCTAAAGTGCTCCATCGCCGGTACAGCATATGGTGTgcgttctagtgaagttgaagTTGCTGCTGTACAACAAATGGCTATtcaggaggaggaggaagtaGACCTTTCCAATTTTCCCAAGCGGAGAGGTGGTCGACATGTTTCACGGGATAATGTCGAAAGAGCTTCTGAAATTGAACTAGAGACTGTCATCACTTCTAGTAATGAAAATGATCTAAAACCTACCATAAAGGGATTTAGCTTTGAGGACAGTCGCCTGATGAATGGAAATTGGTCTAAAGAGCCCAAAGCTGATgtccatttattatttttccgGATATTAGCAATTTGTCACACTGCAATTCCTGAGTATAATGAAGCCACTGGGAGTTTTACATATGAAGCAGAGTCACCTGATGAAGGGGCTTTTCTTGTTGCAGCGAGAgaatttggttttgaattttttagaaGAACTCAATCAAGTGTGTTTGTCCGTGAAAGATATTCCAATTCTGGAGAGCCAGTTGAGAA GGagtataaaattttgaatgtaCTGGATTTCTCCAGCAAAAGAAAGCGAATGTCTGTAATTGTGCAAGATCAGGAGGGACAAATTCTGCTTCTGTGCAAAGGTGCTGACAG CATCATTTTTGATCGACTTTCAAGGAATGGAAAAATGTATGAGGAAACCACTACCAGGCATTTGAATGAATATGGAGAAGCTGGATTGCGTACATTGGCACTTGCTTATAGAAAGATTGAGGAGTCCCAGTATGCCACCTGGAATAACGAATTTCAGAAAGCCAAAACATCTATTGGCGGTGATAGAGAAGCAATGCTTGAGAGGGTATCAGATATGATGGAAAGAGAGTTGATACTTGTTGGTGCTACTGCTGTCGAGGACAAACTGCAAAAAGGG GTGCCCCAGTGCATTGATAAACTTGCACAAGCTGGTCTCAAGATTTGGGTTTTGACAGGAGATAAGATGGAAACAGCAATCAACATAGG ATTTGCCTGTAGTTTACTTCGACAAGGAATGAAGCAGATCTGTATAACAACGACAAATTCAGATGCATTAGTCAAAGATGGCAAAGAG TTGTTTTTGGTCACTGAACAGGGTGCGAAAGagaacattttgaatcaaatcACCAATGCCACTCAGATGATAAAGCTGGAGAAGGACCCACATGCTGCATTTGCACTGATTATTGACGGGAAAACTTTAGGCTATGTTTTAGATGATAATATGAAGCATCAATTTTTGGGATTAGCGGTTGATTGTGCTTCTGTCATATGCTGTCGTGTCTCTCCCAAGCAAAAAGCAGAG GTAACCAGGTTAGTTAAAGAAGGAACTGGAAAAACCACCCTAGCTATAGGTGATGGTGCAAATGATGTTGGAATGATTCAAGAAGCTGACATTGGTGTTGGCATCAGTGGGGTTGAGGGTATGCAG GCTGTGATGGCTAGTGACTTCTCCATTGCCCAGTTTCGGTTTTTGGAGAGACTTCTGGTAGTACATGGACACTGGTGCTACAAGAGGATTGCTCAGATG GTTTGCTATTTCTTCTACAAAAATATAGCATTTGGTCTTACCCTCTTCTACTTTGAGGCATTTGCGGCCTTTTCTGGACAGTCAATTTATGATGACTGGTACATGCTATTGTTTAATGTTATACTTACCTCATTGCCTGTCATTTCACTTGGAGTTTTTGAACAAGACGTCTCTTCTGAGGTCTGCCTACAG TTCCCTGCACTATATCAGCAAGGACCCAAAAACCTGTTCTTTGACTGGTACAGGATACTGGGTTGGATGGGCAACGGTCTCTATTCCTCCCTCGTTATTTTCTTCCTCAACATTGTCATATTCTATGATCAGGCATTCCGTGTTGGAGGCGAGACAGCTGATATGGAAGCTGTAGGTACGACAATGTTCACTTGCATCATCTGGGCTGTTAACTGCCAGATTGCACTCACTATGAGCCACTTCACATGGATCCAACACCTCTTGGTTTGGGGCAGCATTGTCACGTGGTAcctgtttctctttctctatggCATGATGTCACCGCTTATTTCTGGAAATGCCTACCAAATTCTAGTTGAAGTTCTTGGTCCTGCTCCTATTTATTGGGCAGCCACCCTTTTAGTAACAATCACTTGTAATCTTCCTTACCTTGCCCACATATCTTTCCAAAGATGTTTTAATCCAATGGATCATCATATCatccaagaaatcaagtactacAAGAAAGACATTGAAGATCGACACATGTGGACTAGGGAGCGATCCAAGGCTAGACAGGAAACCAAGATTGGGTTCACAGCAAGGGTGGAGGCAAAGATTAGGCAGTTGAGAGGGAGGCTACAAAAGAAGCATTCTTCAAACTTGGGTGCATCATGA